In Salmo salar chromosome ssa15, Ssal_v3.1, whole genome shotgun sequence, one genomic interval encodes:
- the zbtb25 gene encoding zinc finger and BTB domain-containing protein 25 isoform X2, with amino-acid sequence MIFIHQSSECIKIQPTDIQPDVFSYLLHIMYTGMGPKQPVDQGRLQEGIKFLHAYQLCSKPGEGGPDAITADLVRMSNLYGIQISSQLANKEGTGVPKGSAGARGGGGPEDGRSSTRAGRSHATQFSMTVGMEGIPSSGRQPFSGLLRGVSSMASGDDSDISTRIKQERVEEEGEECHQAPGGGGSPTSPLAQGGNPCQGLLFKDGPHALLCPQCGKRCSSPEGLREHLFSHATFALDPSGLMEGLSQGGGGDTVGPEDQQQQRGCPQDQQDAGYLEEALRQSQALADELATELRRSRGGIAGGTSTPPTTTMTTSTTSHTRKRKIACSVCSLRFTQKSQLQEHMYTHTGKPSRYHRYSHLCSQLIHTSGHFCKGPPEGGGMAATTTVALAEEANRDAQDNGSSCYSLDSEISQESVDNVAVE; translated from the exons ATGATCTTCATTCATCAGTCAAG TGAGTGCATTAAGATCCAGCCCACGGACATCCAGCCAGATGTTTTCAGCTACCTGCTCCACATCATGTATACGGGCATGGGCCCCAAGCAGCCGGTGGACCAGGGCCGCCTGCAGGAGGGCATCAAGTTCCTCCATGCCTACCAGCTGTGCAGTAAGCCTGGTGAGGGTGGGCCCGATGCCATCACCGCCGACCTTGTCCGCATGTCCAACCTGTACGGCATTCAGATTTCATCCCAGTTAGCAAACAAGGAGGGTACTGGGGTCCCTAAAGGTAGTGCAGGGGCCCGAGGAGGGGGCGGCCCCGAGGACGGGCGTTCGTCCACTCGGGCAGGCCGCTCCCACGCCACCCAGTTTTCGATGACTGTGGGGATGGAGGGCATCCCCTCATCAGGCCGTCAGCCCTTCTCTGGTCTCCTCCGTGGTGTCTCCTCTATGGCTTCCGGCGACGACTCAGACATCTCAACGCGCATCAagcaggagagggtggaggaagagggagaggagtgccATCAGGCGCCAGGCGGGGGAGGGTCCCCAACGTCTCCTTTGGCCCAGGGCGGCAACCCCTGCCAGGGCCTCTTGTTCAAGGATGGCCCCCATGCGCTGCTGTGCCCCCAGTGCGGCAAGCGCTGCTCATCCCCCGAGGGGCTCCGCGAGCACCTGTTCAGCCATGCCACCTTCGCCCTGGACCCCAGCGGACTAATGGAGGGCCTCTCCCAGGGTGGGGGAGGGGACACAGTGGGCCCTGAggaccagcagcagcagcggggGTGCCCCCAGGATCAGCAGGATGCAGGCTACCTGGAGGAGGCCCTGAGACAGAGCCAAGCCCTAGCTGACGAGCTAGCCACCGAGCTAAGGCGGAGCAGGGGGGGTATAGCCGGTGGCACCAGtacaccccccaccaccaccatgaccaCCTCTACTACCAGTCACACACGAAAGCGCAAGATCGCCTGCTCCGTGTGCAGCCTGCGCTTCACCCAGAAGAGCCAGCTGCAGGAGCACATGTACACGCACACGGGCAAGCCGTCGCGCTACCATCGCTACAGCCACCTCTGCAGCCAGCTCATCCACACTTCTGGGCACTTCTGCAAGGGGCCACCGGAGGGCGGCGGGATGGCGGCAACCACTACAGTAGCGCTGGCGGAGGAGGCAAACAGGGATGCTCAGGACAACGGCAGCTCCTGCTATTCGCTAGACTCTGAGATCTCGCAGGAGAGCGTGGACAACGTCGCTGTGGAATGA
- the zbtb25 gene encoding zinc finger and BTB domain-containing protein 25 isoform X1: MDVSSHSLFLLQQLNIQREFGFLCDCTVAIGNVYFKAHRAVLAAFSNYFKMIFIHQSSECIKIQPTDIQPDVFSYLLHIMYTGMGPKQPVDQGRLQEGIKFLHAYQLCSKPGEGGPDAITADLVRMSNLYGIQISSQLANKEGTGVPKGSAGARGGGGPEDGRSSTRAGRSHATQFSMTVGMEGIPSSGRQPFSGLLRGVSSMASGDDSDISTRIKQERVEEEGEECHQAPGGGGSPTSPLAQGGNPCQGLLFKDGPHALLCPQCGKRCSSPEGLREHLFSHATFALDPSGLMEGLSQGGGGDTVGPEDQQQQRGCPQDQQDAGYLEEALRQSQALADELATELRRSRGGIAGGTSTPPTTTMTTSTTSHTRKRKIACSVCSLRFTQKSQLQEHMYTHTGKPSRYHRYSHLCSQLIHTSGHFCKGPPEGGGMAATTTVALAEEANRDAQDNGSSCYSLDSEISQESVDNVAVE, translated from the exons ATGGACGTGTCCAGCCACAGCCTGTTCCTCTTGCAGCAGCTCAACATCCAGAGAGAGTTTGGCTTCCTGTGCGACTGCACAGTCGCCATTGGCAACGTGTACTTCAAGGCCCACCGGGCCGTGCTTGCAGCCTTCTCCAACTACTTCAAGATGATCTTCATTCATCAGTCAAG TGAGTGCATTAAGATCCAGCCCACGGACATCCAGCCAGATGTTTTCAGCTACCTGCTCCACATCATGTATACGGGCATGGGCCCCAAGCAGCCGGTGGACCAGGGCCGCCTGCAGGAGGGCATCAAGTTCCTCCATGCCTACCAGCTGTGCAGTAAGCCTGGTGAGGGTGGGCCCGATGCCATCACCGCCGACCTTGTCCGCATGTCCAACCTGTACGGCATTCAGATTTCATCCCAGTTAGCAAACAAGGAGGGTACTGGGGTCCCTAAAGGTAGTGCAGGGGCCCGAGGAGGGGGCGGCCCCGAGGACGGGCGTTCGTCCACTCGGGCAGGCCGCTCCCACGCCACCCAGTTTTCGATGACTGTGGGGATGGAGGGCATCCCCTCATCAGGCCGTCAGCCCTTCTCTGGTCTCCTCCGTGGTGTCTCCTCTATGGCTTCCGGCGACGACTCAGACATCTCAACGCGCATCAagcaggagagggtggaggaagagggagaggagtgccATCAGGCGCCAGGCGGGGGAGGGTCCCCAACGTCTCCTTTGGCCCAGGGCGGCAACCCCTGCCAGGGCCTCTTGTTCAAGGATGGCCCCCATGCGCTGCTGTGCCCCCAGTGCGGCAAGCGCTGCTCATCCCCCGAGGGGCTCCGCGAGCACCTGTTCAGCCATGCCACCTTCGCCCTGGACCCCAGCGGACTAATGGAGGGCCTCTCCCAGGGTGGGGGAGGGGACACAGTGGGCCCTGAggaccagcagcagcagcggggGTGCCCCCAGGATCAGCAGGATGCAGGCTACCTGGAGGAGGCCCTGAGACAGAGCCAAGCCCTAGCTGACGAGCTAGCCACCGAGCTAAGGCGGAGCAGGGGGGGTATAGCCGGTGGCACCAGtacaccccccaccaccaccatgaccaCCTCTACTACCAGTCACACACGAAAGCGCAAGATCGCCTGCTCCGTGTGCAGCCTGCGCTTCACCCAGAAGAGCCAGCTGCAGGAGCACATGTACACGCACACGGGCAAGCCGTCGCGCTACCATCGCTACAGCCACCTCTGCAGCCAGCTCATCCACACTTCTGGGCACTTCTGCAAGGGGCCACCGGAGGGCGGCGGGATGGCGGCAACCACTACAGTAGCGCTGGCGGAGGAGGCAAACAGGGATGCTCAGGACAACGGCAGCTCCTGCTATTCGCTAGACTCTGAGATCTCGCAGGAGAGCGTGGACAACGTCGCTGTGGAATGA
- the zbtb1 gene encoding zinc finger and BTB domain-containing protein 1, whose translation MARPSHSEHVLQQLNNQREWGFLCDCCIAIGDIYFRAHKAVLAACSSYFRMMFIRDQQGTARMDLSNMQISAECFDLILQLMYLGCIVVGSYEFEELKVSMAYLQMYYIPDTLEDLRDIRNASNLTPSSSASSSSSTTSSSSSSSIGPAIAGKMMFGVRMYEQQKPSTPEGEPKSLPKVAITAVPVRPSIPVPVNRPPLVVEDVASPLVVPPPFLDSVAEQPCDLRKRPGGRSATLKERPRFGRTYTCDDCGFVFSCEKLLIEHILTCTNRKAFQVPRTSSEADNDSSKVESSASEGMEEHRVVCKGEEDWPDHKSDADTVIRSMTVGTDNEPGSARNITIKVELEENVVSEMDGIKVVQVGEISARHSALSDTMREPIQFNQEAEACVSVMDDSNEPFEGHMSSNKDSGIPVKMRKIKEEKQDGDSAPCELCGELLTKEDQSAHYISSHMGHICACGRCGQVLIKGRQLQEHAERCGEPQGADTDSHGEEADSPLPEDPQAMDDGLLEGGDLACPQCGLLFQSESLALEHALACHEQELFRPALLEDGGVEPDHRRKHFCAICGKGFYQRCHLREHYTVHTKEKQFTCQTCGKQFLRERQLRLHTDMHKGMARYVCPVCDQGTFLKHDHVRHMISHLSAGETICQVCFQIFPSGEHLEKHMDVHLYICGVCGEKFRLRKDMRSHYNSKHTKRLCPA comes from the coding sequence ATGGCGAGGCCGAGCCACAGCGAGCATGTCCTGCAGCAGCTCAACAACCAACGGGAGTGGGGCTTCCTGTGCGACTGCTGTATTGCCATTGGCGACATCTACTTCAGGGCCCACAAGGCAGTGCTGGCTGCGTGCAGCTCCTACTTCCGCATGATGTTCATCCGGGACCAGCAGGGGACAGCTCGCATGGATCTCAGCAACATGCAGATAAGCGCAGAGTGCTTCGACCTCATCCTGCAGCTCATGTACCTGGGCTGCATCGTGGTGGGCAGCTACGAGTTTGAGGAGCTCAAGGTCTCAATGGCCTACCTGCAGATGTActacatcccagacaccctggaggACCTCAGGGACATCAGGAATGCCTCCAACCTCACACCGTCCTCCTcggcctcctcctcttcctccaccacctcatccagctcctcctcctccattggCCCAGCAATTGCAGGAAAAATGATGTTTGGAGTCCGCATGTACGAGCAGCAGAAGCCAAGCACCCCAGAGGGGGAACCTAAAAGTTTGCCCAAAGTTGCCATCACTGCTGTGCCTGTGCGACCAAGCATTCCTGTCCCAGTCAACAGGCCTCCACTTGTGGTGGAGGATGTGGCATCCCCTTTGGTAGTACCACCACCGTTTCTAGACAGTGTGGCTGAGCAGCCTTGTGACCTGCGCAAGAGGCCCGGTGGCAGGAGTGCCACCCTGAAAGAGCGCCCCCGCTTCGGGCGCACATACACCTGCGACGACTGTGGCTTTGTCTTTAGCTGCGAGAAGTTGCTGATTGAGCACATCCTCACCTGCACCAATCGTAAGGCCTTTCAGGTCCCCAGAACCAGCTCCGAGGCAGACAACGACTCCAGCAAGGTGGAGAGCTCGGCCTCTGAGGGGATGGAGGAGCACAGGGTGGTCTGCAAGGGTGAAGAGGATTGGCCGGACCACAAGTCAGACGCTGACACAGTGATCAGGTCCATGACAGTTGGTACGGATAACGAGCCTGGTTCTGCCAGGAATATCACCATCAAGGTGGAGCTGGAAGAAAACGTGGTGTCCGAGATGGATGGCATTAAGGTAGTTCAGGTGGGAGAGATCAGTGCGAGGCACAGTGCACTCAGCGACACTATGAGGGAACCGATTCAATTTAACCAGGAGGCCGAGGCTTGTGTTTCAGTCATGGACGACAGCAACGAGCCATTCGAAGGGCACATGTCCAGCAACAAGGATTCTGGCATACCTGTTAAGATGCGCAAGATTAAAGAAGAGAAGCAGGATGGGGACAGTGCACCGTGTGAGCTGTGCGGGGAACTGCTCACAAAGGAGGACCAGTCAGCTCACTACATCTCTAGCCACATGGGCCACATCTGTGCCTGCGGGAGGTGTGGCCAGGTCCTAATCAAGGGGAGGCAACTGCAGGAGCACGCTGAGCGTTGTGGCGAACCTCAGGGTGCGGACACCGACTCCCATGGTGAGGAGGCAGACTCGCCCCTGCCCGAGGACCCGCAGGCCATGGACGATGGGCTGCTGGAGGGGGGTGACCTGGCCTGCCCCCAGTGTGGCCTGCTTTTCCAGAGTGAGAGCCTAGCATTGGAGCATGCTCTGGCCTGCCACGAGCAGGAGCTGTTCCGCCCCGCCCTGCTGGAGGATGGCGGCGTCGAGCCGGACCACCGGCGCAAGCACTTCTGCGCCATCTGTGGAAAGGGCTTCTACCAGCGCTGCCACCTGCGGGAGCACTACACCGTCCACACCAAGGAGAAGCAGTTCACCTGCCAGACGTGCGGTAAGCAGTTCCTGCGTGAGCGGCAGCTTCGGCTGCACACCGACATGCACAAGGGCATGGCGCGCTATGTCTGCCCTGTGTGTGACCAGGGAACCTTCCTCAAACACGACCATGTGCGCCATATGATCTCGCACCTGTCGGCCGGCGAGACCATCTGCCAGGTGTGCTTCCAGATCTTTCCCAGCGGAGAGCACCTGGAGAAGCACATGGACGTGCACCTGTACATCTGTGGCGTCTGCGGGGAGAAGTTTCGCCTTCGCAAGGACATGCGGAGCCACTACAACTCCAAGCACACCAAAAGACTGTGTCCTGCCTGA
- the LOC106571132 gene encoding uncharacterized protein isoform X1 yields the protein MAQSIEGDRRRSGQMQESCQCQSPHDNDNVVMHDPECSIILELDSSESSEESSEEDIVKCSAETEVVGPANAAMELERRIEEMRRRNDALLKRFNEVEEDRRRAELRGAALLPKSTKLVKTSYSAPTTDVSDQWESLTITVMNQKDSRLVARRSNGGRRQAKSRRLEDRLEKRCGEEKNILEERQLIICTIDNGEDAGDYCTDHSGSTSDVERREYLRWKKRRNHSIVELLDQHQDDLAVHLQSNKEQMELLNQDDLAVHLQSNKEQMELLDQDDLAVHLQSNKEQMELLDQDDLAVHLQSNKEQMELLNQDDLAVHLQSSREQRKKAR from the exons ATGGCCCAAAGTATTGAAG GTGACAGACGCAGGTCGGGTCAGATGCAAGAGTCTTGCCAATGCCAGAGTCCCCATGACAATGATAATGTGGTCATGCACGACCCTGAATGCAGCATTATACTGGAACTAGATTCTTCAGAATCATCTGAGGAATCTTCAGAAGAAGACATTGTGAAG TGTTCTGCAGAGACAGAGGTTGTAGGCCCAGCCAATGCAGCCATGGAACTGGAAAGGAGgattgaggagatgaggaggcgaAATGACGCTTTGCTGAAACGGTTCAAT GAAGttgaggaggacaggagaaggGCTGAGCTTAGGGGGGCAGCCCTGCTGCCCAAAAGCACCAAACTGGTCAAAACCAGTTATTCAGCTCCTACCACTGACGTGTCGGACCAGTGGGAGAGCCTCACCATCACCGTAATGAACCAG AAGGACTCCCGTTTGGTGGCAAGACGGTCTAATGGAGGCAGAAGGCAGGCCAAATCACGGAGGTTGGAGGACCGCCTGGAAAAGAGATGTGGGGAGGAGAAAAACATTTTGGAGGAAAGGCAGCTGATAATCTGCACTATAGACAACGGTGAG gATGCAGGAGACTACTGCACAGACCACAGTGGCAGCACATCGGACGTAGAGAGGCGAGAGTACCTACGCTGGAAGAAGAGACGCAACCACTCGATTGTGGAACTGCTCGACCAACACCAGGACGACCTGGCAGTTCACCTACAGAGCAACAAGGAGCAGATGGAACTGCTCAACCAGGACGACCTGGCAGTTCACCTACAGAGCAACAAGGAGCAGATGGAATTGCTCGACCAGGACGACCTGGCAGTTCACCTACAGAGCAACAAGGAGCAGATGGAACTACTCGACCAGGACGACCTGGCAGTTCACCTACAGAGCAACAAGGAGCAGATGGAACTGCTCAACCAGGACGACCTGGCAGTTCACCTACAGAGCAGCAGGGAGCAGCGTAAGAAGGCCCGTTAG
- the LOC106571132 gene encoding uncharacterized protein isoform X2, producing MAQSIEGDRRRSGQMQESCQCQSPHDNDNVVMHDPECSIILELDSSESSEESSEEDIVKCSAETEVVGPANAAMELERRIEEMRRRNDALLKRFNEVEEDRRRAELRGAALLPKSTKLVKTSYSAPTTDVSDQWESLTITVMNQDSRLVARRSNGGRRQAKSRRLEDRLEKRCGEEKNILEERQLIICTIDNGEDAGDYCTDHSGSTSDVERREYLRWKKRRNHSIVELLDQHQDDLAVHLQSNKEQMELLNQDDLAVHLQSNKEQMELLDQDDLAVHLQSNKEQMELLDQDDLAVHLQSNKEQMELLNQDDLAVHLQSSREQRKKAR from the exons ATGGCCCAAAGTATTGAAG GTGACAGACGCAGGTCGGGTCAGATGCAAGAGTCTTGCCAATGCCAGAGTCCCCATGACAATGATAATGTGGTCATGCACGACCCTGAATGCAGCATTATACTGGAACTAGATTCTTCAGAATCATCTGAGGAATCTTCAGAAGAAGACATTGTGAAG TGTTCTGCAGAGACAGAGGTTGTAGGCCCAGCCAATGCAGCCATGGAACTGGAAAGGAGgattgaggagatgaggaggcgaAATGACGCTTTGCTGAAACGGTTCAAT GAAGttgaggaggacaggagaaggGCTGAGCTTAGGGGGGCAGCCCTGCTGCCCAAAAGCACCAAACTGGTCAAAACCAGTTATTCAGCTCCTACCACTGACGTGTCGGACCAGTGGGAGAGCCTCACCATCACCGTAATGAACCAG GACTCCCGTTTGGTGGCAAGACGGTCTAATGGAGGCAGAAGGCAGGCCAAATCACGGAGGTTGGAGGACCGCCTGGAAAAGAGATGTGGGGAGGAGAAAAACATTTTGGAGGAAAGGCAGCTGATAATCTGCACTATAGACAACGGTGAG gATGCAGGAGACTACTGCACAGACCACAGTGGCAGCACATCGGACGTAGAGAGGCGAGAGTACCTACGCTGGAAGAAGAGACGCAACCACTCGATTGTGGAACTGCTCGACCAACACCAGGACGACCTGGCAGTTCACCTACAGAGCAACAAGGAGCAGATGGAACTGCTCAACCAGGACGACCTGGCAGTTCACCTACAGAGCAACAAGGAGCAGATGGAATTGCTCGACCAGGACGACCTGGCAGTTCACCTACAGAGCAACAAGGAGCAGATGGAACTACTCGACCAGGACGACCTGGCAGTTCACCTACAGAGCAACAAGGAGCAGATGGAACTGCTCAACCAGGACGACCTGGCAGTTCACCTACAGAGCAGCAGGGAGCAGCGTAAGAAGGCCCGTTAG
- the LOC106571132 gene encoding uncharacterized protein isoform X3, translated as MQESCQCQSPHDNDNVVMHDPECSIILELDSSESSEESSEEDIVKCSAETEVVGPANAAMELERRIEEMRRRNDALLKRFNEVEEDRRRAELRGAALLPKSTKLVKTSYSAPTTDVSDQWESLTITVMNQKDSRLVARRSNGGRRQAKSRRLEDRLEKRCGEEKNILEERQLIICTIDNGEDAGDYCTDHSGSTSDVERREYLRWKKRRNHSIVELLDQHQDDLAVHLQSNKEQMELLNQDDLAVHLQSNKEQMELLDQDDLAVHLQSNKEQMELLDQDDLAVHLQSNKEQMELLNQDDLAVHLQSSREQRKKAR; from the exons ATGCAAGAGTCTTGCCAATGCCAGAGTCCCCATGACAATGATAATGTGGTCATGCACGACCCTGAATGCAGCATTATACTGGAACTAGATTCTTCAGAATCATCTGAGGAATCTTCAGAAGAAGACATTGTGAAG TGTTCTGCAGAGACAGAGGTTGTAGGCCCAGCCAATGCAGCCATGGAACTGGAAAGGAGgattgaggagatgaggaggcgaAATGACGCTTTGCTGAAACGGTTCAAT GAAGttgaggaggacaggagaaggGCTGAGCTTAGGGGGGCAGCCCTGCTGCCCAAAAGCACCAAACTGGTCAAAACCAGTTATTCAGCTCCTACCACTGACGTGTCGGACCAGTGGGAGAGCCTCACCATCACCGTAATGAACCAG AAGGACTCCCGTTTGGTGGCAAGACGGTCTAATGGAGGCAGAAGGCAGGCCAAATCACGGAGGTTGGAGGACCGCCTGGAAAAGAGATGTGGGGAGGAGAAAAACATTTTGGAGGAAAGGCAGCTGATAATCTGCACTATAGACAACGGTGAG gATGCAGGAGACTACTGCACAGACCACAGTGGCAGCACATCGGACGTAGAGAGGCGAGAGTACCTACGCTGGAAGAAGAGACGCAACCACTCGATTGTGGAACTGCTCGACCAACACCAGGACGACCTGGCAGTTCACCTACAGAGCAACAAGGAGCAGATGGAACTGCTCAACCAGGACGACCTGGCAGTTCACCTACAGAGCAACAAGGAGCAGATGGAATTGCTCGACCAGGACGACCTGGCAGTTCACCTACAGAGCAACAAGGAGCAGATGGAACTACTCGACCAGGACGACCTGGCAGTTCACCTACAGAGCAACAAGGAGCAGATGGAACTGCTCAACCAGGACGACCTGGCAGTTCACCTACAGAGCAGCAGGGAGCAGCGTAAGAAGGCCCGTTAG
- the LOC106571137 gene encoding complement C1q-like protein 2 isoform X2, whose amino-acid sequence MAAQGVGTQAKNTRNKSSQHFDDKVGSDWMKELMESLGEAAGTTGSQSDVYTVLRELIAKVENLEKAERPKVAFSASLFPSSQHRGPFNIDTTLIFTNVITNIGQAYNSGTGVFAAPVRGVYYFTFTCNSGTTGKVNAALLKNGQNMAAVIEKGNVDSMGSNSVILQLNEGDHVNIILWSDNSIYDNGYRSTFTGVLLFPM is encoded by the exons ATGGCTGCTCAGGGGGTGGGGACACAGGCCAAAAACACTCGAAACAAAAGCTCTCAACACTTTGACGACAAAGTAGGAAGCGACTGGATGAAAGAGCTGATGGAGAGTCTCGGTGAAGCGGCAGGCACCACCGGCTCCCAATCGGACGTCTACACTGTGCTGAGAGAACTTATTGCCAAAGTGGAAAATCTGGAGAAGGCAG AGAGACCTAAGGTGGCTTTCTCAGCATCACTCTTCCCATCATCTCAACACAGAGGGCCCTTTAATATTGACACCACCCTGATATTCACAAATGTTATCACAAACATTGGCCAAGCTTACAACTCTGGAACAG GTGTCTTTGCTGCACCGGTGAGAGGGGTCTACTACTTCACGTTCACTTGCAATTCTGGGACTACAGGAAAAGTGAATGCGGCACTGTTGAAGAATGGCCAAAATATGGCTGCCGTGATTGAAAAGGGTAATGTTGACAGCATGGGGTCAAATAGTGTAATACTGCAGTTAAATGAAGGTGATCATGTTAACATTATCCTCTGGAGTGACAACAGCATCTATGACAATGGATACAGGAGCACATTCACTGGTGTCCTGCTCTTTCCAATGTGA
- the LOC106571137 gene encoding complement C1q-like protein 2 isoform X1, with the protein MAAQGVGTQAKNTRNKSSQHFDDKVGSDWMKELMESLGEAAGTTGSQSDVYTVLRELIAKVENLEKAGNERPKVAFSASLFPSSQHRGPFNIDTTLIFTNVITNIGQAYNSGTGVFAAPVRGVYYFTFTCNSGTTGKVNAALLKNGQNMAAVIEKGNVDSMGSNSVILQLNEGDHVNIILWSDNSIYDNGYRSTFTGVLLFPM; encoded by the exons ATGGCTGCTCAGGGGGTGGGGACACAGGCCAAAAACACTCGAAACAAAAGCTCTCAACACTTTGACGACAAAGTAGGAAGCGACTGGATGAAAGAGCTGATGGAGAGTCTCGGTGAAGCGGCAGGCACCACCGGCTCCCAATCGGACGTCTACACTGTGCTGAGAGAACTTATTGCCAAAGTGGAAAATCTGGAGAAGGCAGGTAatg AGAGACCTAAGGTGGCTTTCTCAGCATCACTCTTCCCATCATCTCAACACAGAGGGCCCTTTAATATTGACACCACCCTGATATTCACAAATGTTATCACAAACATTGGCCAAGCTTACAACTCTGGAACAG GTGTCTTTGCTGCACCGGTGAGAGGGGTCTACTACTTCACGTTCACTTGCAATTCTGGGACTACAGGAAAAGTGAATGCGGCACTGTTGAAGAATGGCCAAAATATGGCTGCCGTGATTGAAAAGGGTAATGTTGACAGCATGGGGTCAAATAGTGTAATACTGCAGTTAAATGAAGGTGATCATGTTAACATTATCCTCTGGAGTGACAACAGCATCTATGACAATGGATACAGGAGCACATTCACTGGTGTCCTGCTCTTTCCAATGTGA
- the LOC123727253 gene encoding cerebellin-2, protein MRSSQTSQQTFLTRFIESPAMESVLAVVVLLCCCVVETQMASEPISPTPGPNQVPISTSFSAVPSEVDRLLRELTARVEKLESECNGKPKVAFSTSLMVNDEHYHLGPFDENTTVVYKKVITNIGEAYNPDTGVFTAPVGGAYYFTFTCNVGNSGKANAALLKNGVKMIAVYETANPKSGIYHSGANGVTLDLVEGDKINVVLWSGSSIFDNSRISMFSGYLLFPINTK, encoded by the exons ATGAGGAGCAGTCAGACATCTCAGCAAACCTTTCTCACCCGGTTCATTGAAAGCCCTGCGATGGAGTCTGTtttggctgtggtggtgttgctTTGCTGTTGTGTGGTTGAGACTCAGATGGCGAGTGAGCCAATCTCACCAACACCTGGGCCAAACCAGGTTCCCATCTCAACATCTTTCTCAGCTGTCCCGTCCGAGGTTGACAGGCTGCTGAGGGAACTGACAGCCAGAGTGGAGAAACTGGAGAGCGAGTGTAACG GCAAACCAAAAGTGGCCTTCTCCACTTCACTTATGGTCAATGATGAACATTATCACTTAGGACCTTTCGACGAGAACACCACCGTGGTGTATAAAAAGGTCATTACGAACATCGGTGAAGCATATAACCCAGATACAG GTGTCTTTACTGCACCTGTGGGAGGGGCCTACTACTTCACATTCACTTGCAATGTTGGGAATTCAGGGAAGGCGAATGCAGCGTTGCTTAAGAACGGTGTGAAAATGATTGCCGTCTATGAAACTGCAAACCCAAAATCCGGAATTTACCACAGCGGGGCCAATGGAGTCACACTAGACCTAGTGGAAGGAGACAAAATCAATGTGGTTCTCTGGAGTGGCAGTAGCATTTTTGACAACAGCAGAATTAGCATGTTTAGTGGTTACCTTCTATTTCCTATCAATACTAAGTAA